DNA from Corvus hawaiiensis isolate bCorHaw1 chromosome 28, bCorHaw1.pri.cur, whole genome shotgun sequence:
GGGACCCAAGGGTGCTCTGGGGGGACAGCCGGGGTGCTGCCACAcggtgtcccccccccccccgcagcGCTGGCGGCCCCCTCCCCCGGCGGGGACGAGTGTctggaggaggacgaggacgagctGGAGCCGGGACTGGACGAGGCGGAGGCCGAGCCGGAGGTCGGGAGCGGGGCCAAGGCGGcgggggggccccggggggCCGTTCTCACCCGTAGAGGCATCACCCTGCGGGTCTTGCTCCGAGACGGGCTCCTGGAGCCGGGCAGAGGCGTCCTGTCCATCTACTACCTGGTGAGCCTGGGGACACGGCATGgggacagggcagaggggacggggacagggagcagggatggggacagggaacagagatggggcaggagacgtgggacagggaaagggatgggaaacAGGGGACACAGGATGAGGACAGGGGatgtgggatggggacaagggacacaGACGGGGAATATGGGACGGTGATGGAGCCGAGGGAGAAGTGATGGGGACAAGGGGACGTGACTCCCACCGTTGTCCCCAGGGCAAGAAGTTCGTGGGGGACCTGGGCTCGGACGGGACGATCACGTGGCAGGAGACGGGGCAAGTGTTCAACTCGCCGAGCGCCTGGGCCACGCACTGCAAGCGCCTGGTGAACCCCGCCAAGAAGTCGGGCTGCGGCTGGGCGTCCGTGCGCTACAAGGGCCAGAAGCTGGACCAGTACAAGGCTGCGTGGCTGCGCAAGCACCAGCCCAACGTGCCACCCCCCGAGGAGGTGGGACCGGGGTCAGCTCCCCCTGGCACCCCCGGGGTGGGGGGCAAGGTGGGTGCCAGCCCCGTCTGCCCGCAGAGCTTGGCCAGCgagggcgaggaggaggagctgcccgaggaggaggaggaggaggcgacGAGGGAGGGTCGGGTGCCTGTGCCGGAGGCGGCGGCTCCCAAAAAGCCGGAGGAGAGGAGCAAGAAGCAGCAGGGCAAGAGCCTGGCGGAGCCGGCGGGGACGGGTGAGCCGCCGTGGAGGTCCCGGGGGTCCGGGCAGCCCGGCCGCGGTGACGGGACCTTGTCCTTGGCAGATGTCGGCAGTGCAGGGAAAAGGCTGGAGATGAAACCCCGGGTGCCCGTCCGCTACTGCACCCTGGGCACCCGCGACTCGGCCAGGTAGGGGACACGGGGACCCCGGGGCGCAGCAGGGCCGAGGCAGCGGTGGCAGCGGGGCTGTGCCTCTTCCAGGAACCCCCAGACCCTGGTGGAGGTGACGTCCTTTGCCGCCATCAACAAATTCCAGCCTTTCAACGTGGCCATCTCCAGCAAcgtcctcctgctcctggtgcGTTCCCTCCCCAGGCTGGCACAtcgctggtggcactggggacgcCTGCAGCGAGCGGGGTGTCCCTTGTGTCACCGTTTTTGGGCTAAACTATCGATTTGAACCTTTTCCTTTAGGATTTCCACAGCCACCTGACACGGAGCGAAGTGGTGGGGTACCTGGGGGGGCGGTGGGACACCAACACCCAGTGtaggtggggtttggggggtgggggtggctCTGCCGTGGGCTGGGGGGGTcacccagccctgtgtccccgCAGTGCTGACGGTGCTCCGGGCCTTCCCGTGCCGGACGCGCCTGGGAGACGCCGAAGCCGCTGGCGctgtggaggaggaggtgaggggCTGATCCAGCCTCGGGGGCAggcagggggctctggggggccTGGACCCACGGTTTGTGCCCCCCCAGATCTGCCAGAGCCTGTTCCTGCGGGGGCTGTCGCTGGTGGGGTGGTACCACAGCCACCCCTTCGGGCCCGCGCTGCCCTCCCTGCACGACATCGACGCGCAGATGGATTATCAGCTCAAGCTGCAGGGCAGCGGCAACGgcttccagccctgcctggggctcaTCTGCGGTACGTGCCTGAGGCCCGGGGCTCCCAGGGGGCTGCGGCTGCTGTCAcccccctgtgccagccccctctgtccccacagggCCCTTCTACCCCGGCAACCCCGGCGTGGAGTCCAAAATCGCGCCCTTCTGGGTGATGCCGCCGCCGGAGGTAAGcgggggaggatttggggtcgGGTGCCCCCGCCCAGCACCCTCAGGTGCCCCTCAGGGTGGTGTCAGGTCCCAGAGCTGTGGAGTGACCCCTCCCTGGCTCCCCCATCCCCCAGCAACGGCCCAACGACTACGGCATCCCCATGGATGTGGAGGTGACCTATATCCAGGACGGGTTCCTCACCAATGATGTCGTGCAGGAGATGGTGAGAGCGGAGTGGGGGCCTCAAAACCCCTGGAGCCCATTGGGGGCAGGCTGGGCCCCCACCActcatccctgtcctgcccttAGCCCCGGTGATGGGGACAGTCCCTTCTCCAGCCCCCCGGGGCCACCCAAGTCTCGGTGCCGCAGGTTTGGGGTCCCCCTGCCTGGCTTTGGGGCACCCCCAGGgcctgcagcccctctgtgccccccAGACGCTGCTGGTGGAGTTCTATAAGGGGGCCCCCGACCTGGTGAAGTTCCAGGAGCTGTGGAGTCAGGATCAGACCTACCTGGACAAGCTGAaggtgggaagggctgggtggggagggggatttGGCGGGGCACCAGTTCCCTGTGCTGGAATTAACTGGGGTTTCCCCCCAGGGCTCCCTGGCCTCCCGCACCCCCAAAGACCAGAGCTTCACCCACTTCCTGGAGCAGATCTTCAGCCTCCTCAAGCTCAGCGGGTGAGGGCGCGGGGCCCCTCGACTCGGACCAGGTGCCTCCCGCAGCCCGGGCGGGCTCGGCAGCCCCGGGGCTCACCCGGACCCGGCGCGGGGCAGCTCCCGGAGCTCCCGAGGGCGCCGCgaccccgccggccccgccctgCCCCGAGGGCGGCCGTGCTGGTGGGGCAGTCTCTGGGTCAGTGGTTTGTGGAAGTGGTAGTTTGATTAAAGAGCAGTTCCTGACAGGCGGCTCCGCTGGCTGGGGACACGCTGGCTTGGGGACATCCTGCCACGGCCCGGACTAAGGGGATGTGTGAGGAAAtccctccctgtgagggtgggcaggccctggcacagggtgcccagagaagctctggctgcccctggatccctggcagtgtccaaggtcaggctggacactggggcttggagcagcctgggacagtgggaggtgtccctgccatggcaggggtggaattcCATGACCTtccaggccccatccaacccaaaccattccctgactCCACGAGGCAGAtgttagaaagaagaaaacatttaatacTTTCATTCAGAGATACAAGTCAAGAATTGTGGGtcatcatttttttcccctaaaaaccaggagaaaccattacaaaaaaaaaaaaaaaaaaaaaaaaaaaaaaaagatctagCGAGTTGTCCCAGCTGACAGAACGCGTTTCAATCCACCTGAGCGGGAGCCGGTGCCCCCGGGACGTGACTCCGGTCCCTtgggctccctgccctgctgggagcgGGGGGGCTGCCCTGGGCCCCCCTGGGGCCAGGGTCACAGCTCGGGGGTCAGACAGACGGGGACATGCACGGACCAAATCCTTACAGAGGAACGGGATCAGGAGccgggagcagcagggacagggacgctgcagcacagccctgcacggAGCTGGGGCCTGTCCGAGGCCGAGGAGGGGAAGAACCCACTTTTCTAGCAAGGAAATCCACGGGGCCGAGCGAGAGCTGGGGCGAGCGCTGCTCTGCGGccccatcccaaccccctgGCCAGGAAGGGACAGCTGAGGGATAAGGGGTGGCAGAAGTGACACCGAGATGAACCATCCCTCTTCCCACCGACCCGGGGCAGAGGGGTGCACTGCCCCCAGAGAGGGTGGCCGTGGGCAGGGCGGGGGCGCAGGGGAGGCACGAGAGGACCAGGGGAGCTCCAGCCGTGATCCCCGAGGGATCCCCGGGAAGGGGGAACgtgcagagccctgggaagaGGAGCCACAGCCTCTGCCCCACCACAGGGACACCCCGGGCTGTGGCCCAGTTCCTCCCCCTCCAGATGATCCTGCAGGTGTGACCGACTTGGGAGAGTTCGTAGCAGGAAAAGCCTGAGGTCCAGGAAAAAACCATGGGCAGAAGGAGCAGCCTTGGG
Protein-coding regions in this window:
- the MPND gene encoding MPN domain-containing protein isoform X1 — protein: MAALAAPSPGGDECLEEDEDELEPGLDEAEAEPEVGSGAKAAGGPRGAVLTRRGITLRVLLRDGLLEPGRGVLSIYYLGKKFVGDLGSDGTITWQETGQVFNSPSAWATHCKRLVNPAKKSGCGWASVRYKGQKLDQYKAAWLRKHQPNVPPPEESLASEGEEEELPEEEEEEATREGRVPVPEAAAPKKPEERSKKQQGKSLAEPAGTGEPPWRSRGSGQPGRGDGTLSLADVGSAGKRLEMKPRVPVRYCTLGTRDSARNPQTLVEVTSFAAINKFQPFNVAISSNVLLLLDFHSHLTRSEVVGYLGGRWDTNTQLLTVLRAFPCRTRLGDAEAAGAVEEEICQSLFLRGLSLVGWYHSHPFGPALPSLHDIDAQMDYQLKLQGSGNGFQPCLGLICGPFYPGNPGVESKIAPFWVMPPPEQRPNDYGIPMDVEVTYIQDGFLTNDVVQEMTLLVEFYKGAPDLVKFQELWSQDQTYLDKLKGSLASRTPKDQSFTHFLEQIFSLLKLSG
- the MPND gene encoding MPN domain-containing protein isoform X2 yields the protein MAALAAPSPGGDECLEEDEDELEPGLDEAEAEPEVGSGAKAAGGPRGAVLTRRGITLRVLLRDGLLEPGRGVLSIYYLGKKFVGDLGSDGTITWQETGQVFNSPSAWATHCKRLVNPAKKSGCGWASVRYKGQKLDQYKAAWLRKHQPNVPPPEESLASEGEEEELPEEEEEEATREGRVPVPEAAAPKKPEERSKKQQGKSLAEPAGTDVGSAGKRLEMKPRVPVRYCTLGTRDSARNPQTLVEVTSFAAINKFQPFNVAISSNVLLLLDFHSHLTRSEVVGYLGGRWDTNTQLLTVLRAFPCRTRLGDAEAAGAVEEEICQSLFLRGLSLVGWYHSHPFGPALPSLHDIDAQMDYQLKLQGSGNGFQPCLGLICGPFYPGNPGVESKIAPFWVMPPPEQRPNDYGIPMDVEVTYIQDGFLTNDVVQEMTLLVEFYKGAPDLVKFQELWSQDQTYLDKLKGSLASRTPKDQSFTHFLEQIFSLLKLSG
- the MPND gene encoding MPN domain-containing protein isoform X4: MAALAAPSPGGDECLEEDEDELEPGLDEAEAEPEVGSGAKAAGGPRGAVLTRRGITLRVLLRDGLLEPGRGVLSIYYLGKKFVGDLGSDGTITWQETGQVFNSPSAWATHCKRLVNPAKKSGCGWASVRYKGQKLDQYKAAWLRKHQPNVPPPEESLASEGEEEELPEEEEEEATREGRVPVPEAAAPKKPEERSKKQQGKSLAEPAGTVLTVLRAFPCRTRLGDAEAAGAVEEEICQSLFLRGLSLVGWYHSHPFGPALPSLHDIDAQMDYQLKLQGSGNGFQPCLGLICGPFYPGNPGVESKIAPFWVMPPPEQRPNDYGIPMDVEVTYIQDGFLTNDVVQEMTLLVEFYKGAPDLVKFQELWSQDQTYLDKLKGSLASRTPKDQSFTHFLEQIFSLLKLSG
- the MPND gene encoding MPN domain-containing protein isoform X3, with amino-acid sequence MAALAAPSPGGDECLEEDEDELEPGLDEAEAEPEVGSGAKAAGGPRGAVLTRRGITLRVLLRDGLLEPGRGVLSIYYLGKKFVGDLGSDGTITWQETGQVFNSPSAWATHCKRLVNPAKKSGCGWASVRYKGQKLDQYKAAWLRKHQPNVPPPEESLASEGEEEELPEEEEEEATREGRVPVPEAAAPKKPEERSKKQQGKSLAEPAGTGEPPWRSRGSGQPGRGDGTLSLADVGSAGKRLEMKPRVPVRYCTLGTRDSARNPQTLVEVTSFAAINKFQPFNVAISSNVLLLLDFHSHLTRSEVVGYLGGRWDTNTQLLTVLRAFPCRTRLGDAEAAGAVEEEICQSLFLRGLSLVGWYHSHPFGPALPSLHDIDAQMDYQLKLQGSGNGFQPCLGLICGPFYPGNPGVESKIAPFWVMPPPEQRPNDYGIPMDVEVTYIQDGFLTNDVVQEMPR